TATatagaaacaaaataaaataaaaatatatactgagGATTAGATATAATGTTATGTTACCATGTGTTACCAAGCAGAGGTTAGTAGTCCACATAGAAAACCTCCATGGGATCAACTACGGATTAACTGCAGTAAACGAGAAACTAAAAAGAAAATGCGAACacaaaaatggcagttttttaaggggttaatatccacgcagGATGGCATCTTGCTTTTACGTTTCCAGCACAAAgctcataatggatgcagaagaCAGCAATTCTTATCTAACCCCCAGACTGACAGTCCTTTATATACTCACCACGTCCCAATTTACCCGGCCACCTTATGACTCTCCGCTTCTGCTCCTATTTTGATCGAGACTTCCTCCTTTAAATACTTTTCTAGACTGTACGACATCAGAGTTTTAAAGcgattttccatatttatttatttttttcagttaatATATCTTCTAACGCTATTATATATGATGATGAAAATTCCCTTACTGGGCCAGCGCTGTGCTCCTCTGTCTAAACAATTTGTGGGCATTTCCTGGATCCGGTGCTTTACATTCGGCACGTGATCTTAGCCCGGTTACAACCCGGGTTGTGTATGTGCAGTCCGGCAGCTTTGGGTGCTGACTGCTCATGGCGCCTGAGGCTGCCTGACTTTGCATGCACAACGCAAGTACATTGCAGGTTGTAACCAGGTTAGGATCATGTGCCGAATGTGTGGCACGTGATCCTGGAAGTGCCCACAAACTGTTTAGGCCGGGGAGCGCAGTGCTGGCCTGGTAAAGAAATTCTCATCATCAATGGGGTAGATGTGGAAGAGGGTGGTAGTATTGAGGATCAGGAaggtgaggtagctagctgggtaacagttaaaaAGCagagtagagggaagagtgccagggaggctagccctgatctgacacaccccaacaagtttgcagggttggcagatgagggggatctcagttcagggagagcgctgctgcagccagacacttcctctgccagtcaggggaatgtcagctccagtaagcaggggaccaggaaagCAGGGCAggacagacaggtgctggtagtgggagactcaattattaggggtacagatagggcaatctgtcacaaaaacCGAAATCGTCGAATGGTCTTAGTGGCGCTCGAGTTTGACACATCGTGGATccggttgacagattactgggaggggctggagaagatccagcggtcatggtccatatcggaaccaatgacaaagttagaggtaggtggagcgcccttaaaaattattttagggatttaggtcacaagcttagggcaaggacctcaaaggcagTGTTTttcgaaatactgcctgtaccacgggccacacaagaaaggcagcgggaaattagggaggttaacaagtggcttaagacctggtgtaggaaggaggggtttgggttcctggagaactgggccgacttctctgtcggctacagggaatatcgtagggatgggctgcacctcaatggggaaggggcagctgttttggggagAAGGGACGGGGGGACGGGGTGGCAGGcaaattacgttataggatgtgaagatagtgcagatagagaccaggggcaaggtaatgggactgggggaggaatggaaggagggactagaacagttcagaaggaaagatgtagagtaaaaaatatacataaacctcttaattgtatgtatactaatgccagaagcctgactaataaaactggggaactggaagtactgatgtgtgaggaggactatgacagtgggaataacagacatggctggatgatagctatgacatagtgggagtaACTGctacatggctggatgatggctatgacatagtgggaataactgagacatggctggatgatagctatgactgggcagttaatgtacagggttacagtctgtttagaaaggatcgtcaaaaccggaggggtctgcctttatgtaaagttctgtctaaagcccacagtccgagaagatataagtcagggacatgaacatgtggagtcactgtgggtagaaatacatggaggaaaaaacaataataaaatactaattggagtttattataaaccacctaatataccagagtccacagaaaatctacttctaaacaagatagacgaggcgggaaatcataatgaggtcatcattatggggacttcaactacccagatatagactgggaaactgaaacctgtacatctcataaaggaaacaggttcttggcaataaccaaagacaattacttttcccaactggttcaggacccgactagtattaacagacctgacagaacaacagacgtgcaggttgggggacacctgggaaatagtgaccataaagtaataaccttccaattgtcattcaaaagagtgtttcttcttcttctttacaCTTTATTATCTTCTGTAATGTTTCCTTTTATTGCCAGTAGTTGTATTATATAGTATTTTATATGATTTTACATTGGCTCATCTTCTCCCCATTCAGGTTGCTACAATATAGGATCTGCCAAGTGGATATATTCTATATAAGGTTGTGGTCCTGATTGACCCGTCAAGGATGGATAGAGATGGGGACAAGATAGCAGAGAGTATAATAAATATTACCCTTGAGATCCTTTTCCAggttactggagaggtgagataTTCTGATGTCACATTAAGTCATCTATATGTTAcaaactggagaggtgagggactcttgAAATGTGtagagtgatatttattactgtatTTGTCCATAACCAGgaatacacagtagtgaagaagacctctagtgagcgctgtcaggcCCGTGTGTTTGAAGGATGGAGAAGAACCTGGGACACAATCTCTGGGCGAACACATCACCTCTTGATACTTGAGAAACTCAACAATGAGAAGATCCTAGAATTCACCAAGAAGATATTTGCGcttctgactggagaggtgacattaCCGGTACATTATACTATAACACTGATGTTGCCTTGGTAATTactgtcattgtgttgtcaggttcctataagatgTCAGGATGTcgccgtctatttctccatggaggagtgggagtatttagaaggacacaaagatctgtacaaggatgTCCTGATGGAGTATCACCAGCCCCTCACATCatcaggtaatagacatgactaaatacacacaaCCTCTCATTATTTGTATGTAAAGAATAATTTCAGTCACTGTACGTGTTTCCTACAGTTAAAGAAGAGAGAACAACACTGGAGAGATGTCCTAGTCCTCTTGTTCCACAGGATGGTTTAGAAGAACATCAcaatgatcaggtagatggagataaggtctCCTTAAATGttccctatgatctgtagaagggCTGTGAAGGTCTTGTGTTAGTCTTGTTTTATCCAacagtattatatgttttataattGTATAATTAGAAAGGTGGAGATAGTAGGAATACAGCTGACCATAGACCTTACATGTTGTCTGTATCGTCTTACAGTTTTCTGGCTGTAGAGAATGCTGGTTGGAATAAGGAACTAAAAGGTTGGATGTATACAAGAGACCAGCAGATATTTGAGTCAGATAATGAAATATAGTAGATGTGGATCCACTATGTCTTTTGAACAGATTCGACTTGGTGCTACTCCTGAGGGCATTATATAAATGTCTTTAACCGTTATCCCCCATATATGGATCTAGACTATGCTGCAGGGAAtcaaccaggccgctacctcttgtAGTTGTTTCTGTACGAGTGTCAAGAGACACCAAGTGATCAGGCAGAACTGTAGGCAGaacaaggtcaggacaggcagagtacAGTCCGATGTGACTACAGGCACCTCTGGGTCAAAACGGTGGTCAGGTAGCAAAGAGTCAAATCCAGAAGTCATGCAAAGGTTTATACACAGAACAGGCAAACAAGCTAATTGAACAGCTTTGCATGAGACTGGCATTCTAGAATCCATTGCTCGGGCACTTTCCCAAGGCTGGGAGAGATTAAGGGGCATGAAGACCCTTTAGAGCTGGAGAGTGTGTGTGCACATGCCCTACAGGCAAAGAGAGCCATTGTCAGCTGGAAGCAAGCCTCAGCCTATATGGGAGGACAGCATTATTCCAGCAGCCGGGACCACTCGGAAGGGAGTGAGGTACACCAGGTGAACCAGGCAGCGGGCGTGCgcaccagcaggaaggaga
The genomic region above belongs to Bufo gargarizans isolate SCDJY-AF-19 chromosome 4, ASM1485885v1, whole genome shotgun sequence and contains:
- the LOC122934328 gene encoding oocyte zinc finger protein XlCOF7.1-like isoform X5; this encodes MDRDGDKIAESIINITLEILFQVTGEEYTVVKKTSSERCQARVFEGWRRTWDTISGRTHHLLILEKLNNEKILEFTKKIFALLTGEVPIRCQDVAVYFSMEEWEYLEGHKDLYKDVLMEYHQPLTSSVKEERTTLERCPSPLVPQDGLEEHHNDQPLNPGKDLNNIKAEDTYVRSDEQIIEDIPTDNHPVAGFGRLFPRLDPC